From a single Saimiri boliviensis isolate mSaiBol1 chromosome 7, mSaiBol1.pri, whole genome shotgun sequence genomic region:
- the ITFG2 gene encoding KICSTOR complex protein ITFG2 isoform X2, translated as MRSVSYVQRVALDFSGSLFPHAICLGDVDNDTLNELVVGDTSGKVSVYKNDDSRPWLTCSCQGMLTCVGVGDICNKGKNLLVAVSAEGWFHLFDLTPAKVLDASGHHETPMGEEQRPVFKQHIPANTKVMLISDIDGDGCCELVVGYTDRVVRAFRWEELGEGPEHLTGQLVSLKKWMLEGQVDSLSVTLGPLGVPELMVSQPGCAYAILLCTWKMDTGSPPASEGAMDGSREAPAARDVVLHQTSGRIHNKNVSTHLIGNIKQGTLKLMEEADKLLWSVQVDHQLFALEKLDVTGNGHEEVVACAWDGQTYIIDHNRTVVRFQVDENIRAFCAGLYACKEGHNSPCLVYVTFNQKIYVYWEVQLERMESTNLMKLLETKPEYHSLLQELGVDPDDLPAARALLHQTLYHPDQPPQHTPSSLQDPT; from the exons ATGAGGTCAGTGAGCTATGTGCAGCGCGTGGCGCTGGACTTCAGCGGGAGCCTTTTCCCGCACGCAATCTGCCTTGGAGACGTCGATAACGATACG TTAAATGAATTGGTGGTGGGAGACACCAGCGGGAAGGTGTCTGTGTATAAAAATGATGACAGTCGGCCATGGCTCACCTGTTCCTGCCAGGGAATG CTGACTTGCGTCGGGGTTGGAGACATTTGTAATAAAGGAAAG AACCTGTTGGTGGCAGTGAGTGCTGAAGGCTGGTTTCATTTGTTTGACCTGACACCTGCCAAGGTGTTGGATGCTTCTGGGCACCACGAGACACCAATGGGAGAGGAGCAGCGTCCAGTCTTCAAGCAGCACATCCCTGCCAACACCAAGGTCATGCTGATCAGCGACATCG ATGGAGATGGGTGTTGTGAGCTGGTGGTGGGCTACACAGACCGTGTGGTGCGAGCTTTCCGCTGGGAGGAGCTAGGTGAGGGTCCCGAACATCTGACAGGGCAGCTGGTGTCCCTCAAGAAATGGATGCTAGAGGGTCAG GTGGACAGCCTCTCGGTGACTCTGGGGCCACTGGGTGTTCCTGAACTGATGGTGTCTCAGCCAGGCTGTGCATATGCAATTCTGCTGTGTACCTGGAAAATGGACACTGGGTCCCCTCCTGCCTCTGAAGGGGCCATGGATGGCAGTAG GGAGGCCCCAGCTGCCCGAGATGTGGTGCTGCACCAGACATCTGGCCGTATCCACAACAAGAACGTCTCCACTCACCTGATCGGCAACATCAAACAAG GGACGCTGAAGCTCATGGAGGAAGCAGACAAGCTGCTATGGTCAGTGCAGGTTGATCACCAGCTCTTCGCCTTGGAGAAATTGGATGTCACC GGCAATGGGCACGAGGAGGTAGTTGCATGTGCCTGGGATGGACAGACATACATTATTGATCACAACCGCACCGTCGTCCGCTTCCAAGTGGATGAAAATATCCGTGCCTTCTGTGCAG GCTTGTACGCCTGCAAAGAGGGCCACAACAGCCCCTGTCTCGTGTATGTCACTTTCAACCAGAAGATCTATGTGTACTGGGAGGTGCAGCTGGAGCGGATGGAGTCTACCAATCTGATGAAACTGCTGGAGACCAAGCCGGAGTACCACAGCCTGCTGCAGGAGCTCGGCGTGG ATCCTGACGACCTCCCTGCGGCCCGTGCCCTGCTTCACCAAACGCTCTACCATCCGGACCAGCCACCACAGCACACTCCTTCAAGCCTCCAGGATCCCACCTAG
- the ITFG2 gene encoding KICSTOR complex protein ITFG2 isoform X1, whose amino-acid sequence MRSVSYVQRVALDFSGSLFPHAICLGDVDNDTLNELVVGDTSGKVSVYKNDDSRPWLTCSCQGMLTCVGVGDICNKGKNLLVAVSAEGWFHLFDLTPAKVLDASGHHETPMGEEQRPVFKQHIPANTKVMLISDIDGDGCCELVVGYTDRVVRAFRWEELGEGPEHLTGQLVSLKKWMLEGQVDSLSVTLGPLGVPELMVSQPGCAYAILLCTWKMDTGSPPASEGAMDGSREAPAARDVVLHQTSGRIHNKNVSTHLIGNIKQGHSTESGGSGLFALCTLDGTLKLMEEADKLLWSVQVDHQLFALEKLDVTGNGHEEVVACAWDGQTYIIDHNRTVVRFQVDENIRAFCAGLYACKEGHNSPCLVYVTFNQKIYVYWEVQLERMESTNLMKLLETKPEYHSLLQELGVDPDDLPAARALLHQTLYHPDQPPQHTPSSLQDPT is encoded by the exons ATGAGGTCAGTGAGCTATGTGCAGCGCGTGGCGCTGGACTTCAGCGGGAGCCTTTTCCCGCACGCAATCTGCCTTGGAGACGTCGATAACGATACG TTAAATGAATTGGTGGTGGGAGACACCAGCGGGAAGGTGTCTGTGTATAAAAATGATGACAGTCGGCCATGGCTCACCTGTTCCTGCCAGGGAATG CTGACTTGCGTCGGGGTTGGAGACATTTGTAATAAAGGAAAG AACCTGTTGGTGGCAGTGAGTGCTGAAGGCTGGTTTCATTTGTTTGACCTGACACCTGCCAAGGTGTTGGATGCTTCTGGGCACCACGAGACACCAATGGGAGAGGAGCAGCGTCCAGTCTTCAAGCAGCACATCCCTGCCAACACCAAGGTCATGCTGATCAGCGACATCG ATGGAGATGGGTGTTGTGAGCTGGTGGTGGGCTACACAGACCGTGTGGTGCGAGCTTTCCGCTGGGAGGAGCTAGGTGAGGGTCCCGAACATCTGACAGGGCAGCTGGTGTCCCTCAAGAAATGGATGCTAGAGGGTCAG GTGGACAGCCTCTCGGTGACTCTGGGGCCACTGGGTGTTCCTGAACTGATGGTGTCTCAGCCAGGCTGTGCATATGCAATTCTGCTGTGTACCTGGAAAATGGACACTGGGTCCCCTCCTGCCTCTGAAGGGGCCATGGATGGCAGTAG GGAGGCCCCAGCTGCCCGAGATGTGGTGCTGCACCAGACATCTGGCCGTATCCACAACAAGAACGTCTCCACTCACCTGATCGGCAACATCAAACAAG GCCACAGCACTGAGAGTGGTGGCTCTGGCCTCTTTGCCCTGTGCACTCTGGATG GGACGCTGAAGCTCATGGAGGAAGCAGACAAGCTGCTATGGTCAGTGCAGGTTGATCACCAGCTCTTCGCCTTGGAGAAATTGGATGTCACC GGCAATGGGCACGAGGAGGTAGTTGCATGTGCCTGGGATGGACAGACATACATTATTGATCACAACCGCACCGTCGTCCGCTTCCAAGTGGATGAAAATATCCGTGCCTTCTGTGCAG GCTTGTACGCCTGCAAAGAGGGCCACAACAGCCCCTGTCTCGTGTATGTCACTTTCAACCAGAAGATCTATGTGTACTGGGAGGTGCAGCTGGAGCGGATGGAGTCTACCAATCTGATGAAACTGCTGGAGACCAAGCCGGAGTACCACAGCCTGCTGCAGGAGCTCGGCGTGG ATCCTGACGACCTCCCTGCGGCCCGTGCCCTGCTTCACCAAACGCTCTACCATCCGGACCAGCCACCACAGCACACTCCTTCAAGCCTCCAGGATCCCACCTAG
- the NRIP2 gene encoding nuclear receptor-interacting protein 2 has product MSTKQEARRDAGEARTSGQEAQLRDRAHLSQQRRLKQATQFLHKDSADLLPLDSLKRLGTSKDLQPHSVIQRRLVEGNPNRLQGESPPMQALIHGQESRKTSKTDSPALLVNCKCQDQLLRVAVDTGTQHNQISAGCLSRLGLEKRVLRASAEDLASGSPTQVEQLELQVGQETVVCSAQVVDVESPEFCLGLQTLLSLKCCIDLEHRVLRLKAPFSELPFLPLYQEPGQ; this is encoded by the exons ATGAGCACCAAGCAGGAGGCCAGGAGGGATGCGGGAGAAGCCAGGACCAGCGGGCAGGAGGCACAGCTTCGGGACCGAGCCCACCTGAGCCAGCAGCGCCGGCTCAAACAAGCCACTCAGTTCCTGCACAAGGACTCAGCCGATCTGCTCCCGCTGGACTCCCTCAAGAGGCTGGGCACCTCCAAGGACTTG CAGCCACACAGTGTGATCCAAAGACGCCTGGTGGAGGGAAACCCGAATCGGCTTCAGGGAGAGTCTCCCCCTATGCAGGCCTTGATTCATGGCCAGGAGAGCAGGAAGACCAGCAAGACAGACAGTCCAGCTCTTCTGGTCAACTGCAAG TGCCAGGACCAGCTGCTTAGAGTGGCCGTGGACACAGGCACCCAACACAATCAGATCTCTGCTGGCTGTCTCAGCCGTCTGGG GTTAGAGAAAAGGGTCCTAAGAGCCTCAGCTGAGGACCTGGCCTCTGGGTCCCCAACCCAGGTGGagcagctggagctacaggtgggGCAGGAGACTGTGGTGTGCTCGGCACAGGTGGTGG ATGTTGAGAGTCCTGAATTCTGCCTGGGCCTGCAGACTCTGCTTTCTCTCAAG TGCTGCATTGACCTGGAGCACAGAGTGCTGCGGCTGAAAGCCCCGTTCTCAGAGCTGCCCTTCCTACCTTTGTACCAGGAACCTGGCCAGTGA